A genomic window from Candidatus Kouleothrix ribensis includes:
- a CDS encoding phage tail protein, which translates to MGQPYVGEIRIFAGNFAPAGWMFCEGQLLPIAENETLFNLIGTTYGGDGQSTFALPDLRGRLPLHFGNGFTLAETGGTETVTLTVPQIPAHAHAFLATNNQATAADPGNLTPGVTESATITPYGTDTPLLALHPASIGSTGGSQPHSNVQPYLCVDFIISLFGIYPSQF; encoded by the coding sequence ATGGGCCAACCATACGTGGGCGAAATTCGAATATTCGCGGGCAACTTTGCGCCGGCCGGCTGGATGTTCTGCGAAGGCCAGCTGCTGCCGATTGCCGAGAATGAGACGCTCTTCAACCTGATCGGTACGACCTACGGCGGCGATGGGCAGAGTACCTTCGCGCTGCCCGATCTGCGCGGGCGGCTCCCGCTTCACTTTGGCAACGGCTTCACGCTGGCCGAAACCGGCGGTACCGAGACGGTGACGCTGACAGTGCCGCAGATCCCGGCCCACGCGCATGCGTTCCTGGCGACGAACAACCAGGCCACAGCGGCCGATCCGGGGAACCTAACCCCTGGGGTCACTGAGTCTGCCACAATTACTCCATATGGTACCGATACCCCGCTGCTTGCATTACACCCGGCTTCAATCGGCTCGACTGGCGGTAGCCAGCCACACAGCAATGTTCAGCCATACCTGTGCGTCGATTTCATCATTTCGCTATTTGGAATCTATCCGTCCCAATTCTAA
- a CDS encoding ABC transporter ATP-binding protein, whose protein sequence is MPDYLLEVDALSKSFAGVHALSDYSLRLAPLTIQAVIGPNGAGKTTLFNLLTGFLRPSAGHIRLAGHEITGQPAERITRMGMARTFQNIRLFGQLSVIENVKVALQSQLSYHPIATLLSAPSFLRNERELTRRADTLLARFGLAARRDQPARSLPYGDQRKLEIARAIALQPKVLLLDEPNAGMNPAETSELLTLIRRLRDELEITIVMVAHDIPLVMNLCDRIQVLNYGRLIAEGDPTAVRNNPEVIAAYLGQ, encoded by the coding sequence ATGCCCGATTACCTGCTTGAAGTCGATGCGCTCTCGAAATCGTTTGCCGGCGTGCATGCGCTGAGCGACTATTCGCTGCGGCTGGCGCCCCTGACGATCCAGGCGGTGATCGGGCCGAACGGCGCCGGCAAGACCACACTGTTCAACCTGCTGACCGGCTTTCTACGGCCCAGCGCCGGGCACATCCGGCTGGCCGGCCACGAGATCACTGGCCAGCCGGCCGAGCGCATCACGCGCATGGGCATGGCGCGCACCTTCCAGAATATTCGGCTGTTCGGCCAGCTCAGCGTGATCGAGAATGTTAAGGTCGCGCTTCAGAGCCAGCTGTCGTATCACCCGATCGCCACGCTGCTGTCGGCGCCGTCGTTCCTGCGCAACGAGCGCGAACTTACCCGGCGTGCCGATACGCTGCTGGCCCGGTTTGGCCTGGCCGCACGCCGCGACCAGCCCGCCCGCAGCCTGCCCTACGGCGACCAGCGCAAGCTCGAGATCGCGCGCGCAATCGCGCTCCAGCCGAAGGTGCTGCTGCTCGACGAGCCAAATGCCGGCATGAACCCGGCCGAGACCAGCGAGCTGCTGACGCTGATCCGCCGGCTGCGCGACGAACTAGAGATCACGATCGTCATGGTGGCGCACGATATTCCGCTGGTGATGAACTTGTGCGACCGGATTCAGGTGCTCAACTACGGCCGGCTGATCGCCGAGGGCGACCCGACGGCGGTGCGAAACAACCCCGAGGTGATTGCGGCCTATCTGGGGCAGTAG
- a CDS encoding ABC transporter ATP-binding protein, with the protein MLELDNIQVFYGSIRALNGVSLRVGRGELVALIGSNGAGKSTTLKTISGLLRARTGKLTYEGRDIARAPTDRIVALGISHCPEGRRIFSSLSVRENLLLGAVQRKGALDQDLERVYTLFPRLKERLGQAGGTLSGGEQQMLAIGRALMSRPALLLLDEPSLGLAPLMVEHIFTVIGELKRQGTTMLLVEQNVRYALEMADRAYVIESGRVVLNGPAAELRRSPQVEQSYFGR; encoded by the coding sequence ATGCTCGAGCTCGACAACATCCAGGTGTTCTACGGCAGCATCCGCGCGCTCAACGGCGTGTCGCTGCGGGTTGGCCGCGGCGAGCTGGTGGCGCTGATTGGCTCGAATGGCGCCGGGAAATCGACCACGCTCAAAACGATCTCGGGGCTGCTGCGCGCCCGCACCGGCAAGCTGACCTACGAAGGCCGCGATATTGCACGCGCGCCAACCGATCGGATCGTGGCGCTGGGCATCTCGCACTGCCCCGAGGGCCGGCGTATCTTTAGCAGCCTGAGCGTGCGCGAGAACTTGCTGCTGGGCGCGGTGCAGCGCAAAGGCGCGCTCGACCAAGATCTCGAGCGCGTCTACACCCTGTTCCCACGCTTGAAAGAGCGGCTCGGGCAGGCTGGTGGCACGCTTTCGGGCGGCGAGCAGCAGATGCTGGCGATCGGGCGCGCGCTGATGAGCCGGCCGGCACTGCTGCTGCTCGACGAGCCATCGCTGGGCCTGGCGCCGCTGATGGTCGAGCATATCTTCACCGTGATCGGCGAGCTGAAGCGCCAGGGCACAACCATGCTGCTGGTTGAGCAGAATGTACGCTATGCGCTCGAAATGGCCGATCGTGCGTATGTGATCGAGAGCGGCCGGGTAGTGCTGAACGGGCCGGCGGCCGAGCTGCGGCGCAGCCCACAGGTTGAGCAATCGTACTTTGGCCGTTAG
- a CDS encoding phage tail protein — protein sequence MADPFVAEIRIFPFNFAPKGWAFCDGQLMPISQNTALFSLLGTTYGGDGKSTFALPNLQGNAPMHPGQGPGLSLHDLGETGGSETVTLLQSEIPVHSHALMASNADSNSQAPDQNLLAGGVGGIAMYAAPGALVQLNPNVLAPAGGDQPHNNMQPYLTLNFCIALQGIYPPRT from the coding sequence ATGGCTGATCCATTTGTTGCTGAAATCCGTATCTTCCCGTTCAACTTCGCACCCAAAGGCTGGGCCTTTTGCGATGGGCAGCTCATGCCGATCTCGCAAAACACCGCGCTCTTCTCGCTGCTGGGCACGACCTACGGTGGCGACGGCAAGTCTACGTTCGCACTGCCCAACCTGCAGGGCAACGCGCCGATGCACCCTGGCCAGGGGCCGGGGCTCTCGTTGCACGATCTGGGCGAAACCGGCGGCTCAGAGACGGTGACGCTGCTGCAATCGGAGATACCTGTGCATAGCCATGCACTAATGGCCTCGAATGCGGACAGCAACTCGCAAGCACCGGATCAAAATCTTCTGGCCGGCGGTGTTGGCGGTATCGCCATGTATGCGGCCCCCGGCGCATTGGTGCAACTTAACCCCAACGTACTGGCGCCAGCCGGCGGCGATCAGCCGCATAACAACATGCAGCCCTACCTGACGCTTAACTTCTGTATTGCGCTGCAGGGCATCTACCCACCGCGCACGTAA
- a CDS encoding glutamine synthetase: MDLNDMSRMLAEQGIEFVRFEQSDTHGISRSKLVPARHAERFARDGLNFLLGQLGFDVQGGVALGTGYLEDIGFPDSRIMPDLDTLRVLPWLDATARLICEPHFYDGRAAAAAPRTVARRMLAALHDQGYRIRSGFEYEFYLRQRDSGVAPYQGIQIFATLRNEFDGAFIRQLIRDLAALDIDIITANAEYGPGQQEINFAPGWDIAAADAAFAFKQAVKEIALLHGYQASFMTKPYADHSANGCHYHHALYRLGDGTNAFDDPHGADGLSDLARQFIAGQIAHAPALAALYAPTINCAKRFRLYSFAPTNATWGLENRTVGVRIKGIRGANTHVENRMPCAASNPYLVLAGSIAAGIDGIVRRLEPPAPVAGIAYGLPDVTDLPGSLGAALDALEADTVLCAALGSEFIKLFVAVKRHEIAKARAAIVNFDTPEFRDTVDPWERDELFEFL, encoded by the coding sequence ATGGATCTGAACGACATGAGCCGCATGCTCGCCGAGCAAGGCATCGAGTTCGTACGCTTTGAGCAGAGCGACACTCACGGCATCTCGCGCTCGAAGCTGGTGCCGGCGCGCCATGCCGAGCGCTTTGCGCGCGACGGGCTGAATTTCTTGCTGGGCCAGCTGGGCTTCGACGTGCAGGGCGGCGTGGCGCTCGGCACCGGCTACCTCGAAGATATCGGCTTCCCCGACAGCCGGATCATGCCCGACCTCGATACGCTGCGCGTGCTGCCGTGGCTCGACGCGACCGCGCGGCTGATCTGCGAGCCGCACTTCTACGATGGGCGCGCCGCAGCGGCGGCACCCCGCACGGTGGCGCGGCGCATGCTGGCGGCCCTGCACGACCAGGGCTACCGCATACGCAGCGGCTTCGAGTACGAGTTTTACCTGCGGCAGCGCGACAGCGGCGTGGCGCCGTACCAGGGCATCCAGATCTTTGCCACGCTGCGCAACGAGTTCGACGGCGCGTTCATTCGCCAGCTGATTCGCGACCTCGCGGCGCTCGATATTGATATTATCACCGCCAACGCCGAGTATGGCCCTGGCCAGCAAGAGATCAACTTCGCGCCGGGCTGGGATATCGCGGCGGCCGACGCGGCTTTCGCGTTTAAGCAGGCGGTCAAAGAGATTGCGCTGCTGCACGGCTACCAGGCATCGTTCATGACCAAGCCGTATGCCGATCATAGCGCCAACGGCTGCCATTATCACCACGCGCTCTACCGCCTGGGCGACGGCACGAATGCCTTCGACGACCCACACGGTGCCGATGGGCTTTCCGACCTGGCGCGCCAGTTTATCGCCGGCCAGATCGCCCATGCCCCGGCGCTGGCCGCGCTATACGCGCCGACGATCAACTGCGCCAAGCGCTTCCGGCTCTACTCGTTCGCGCCAACCAACGCGACCTGGGGGCTCGAAAATCGCACCGTCGGCGTGCGGATCAAGGGCATTCGCGGCGCGAATACGCACGTCGAAAACCGCATGCCCTGCGCGGCCAGCAACCCCTACCTGGTGCTGGCCGGCTCGATCGCCGCCGGGATCGACGGCATCGTGCGCCGGCTCGAGCCGCCCGCGCCGGTGGCCGGCATCGCCTATGGCCTGCCCGACGTGACCGACCTGCCCGGCTCGCTGGGCGCGGCGCTCGACGCACTCGAGGCCGATACCGTGCTGTGCGCGGCGCTGGGTAGCGAGTTCATCAAGCTGTTCGTGGCGGTCAAGCGCCACGAGATCGCCAAGGCGCGCGCGGCGATCGTTAACTTCGACACACCCGAGTTCCGCGATACGGTTGACCCGTGGGAGCGCGACGAGCTGTTTGAGTTCCTGTAG
- a CDS encoding rRNA methyltransferase translates to MADELQPSHMLTLPGDLRTAIERALAAVPAPRWVGAAQQLSQRYRGVRPLGQAAPASGELAALGYAALIMPATYAQLRGAMAATAARLPGWQPATLLDLGSGPGTALWAACAQWPEVQLLTAYEREPALIALGRSLAAASTHAAIRATSWERGDLARFATPRRYDLVVLGHVLNELAPAQRQLVIERAWAATAGVLLIAEPGTPEAFEVVRTARDALLATGAHTIGPCTHNQPCPLQGDWCHFPQRLQRPEFQRRARAAPSPWEDAKFAYAALARFAPARPIWGRVIREPTSNKAYAEVLISSHGGVARYRVLKRHREAYRLVKGLAWGQVLDTLLAVPSEPEAEE, encoded by the coding sequence ATGGCCGATGAACTACAGCCCAGCCATATGCTGACCCTGCCAGGCGATCTGCGCACTGCGATCGAGCGGGCACTGGCGGCCGTGCCGGCGCCGCGCTGGGTTGGCGCGGCCCAGCAGCTGAGCCAGCGCTACCGCGGTGTACGGCCGCTCGGCCAGGCCGCGCCGGCCAGTGGCGAGCTGGCAGCGCTGGGGTATGCTGCGCTGATCATGCCGGCTACCTATGCGCAGCTGCGTGGTGCCATGGCCGCAACTGCCGCCCGGCTGCCCGGCTGGCAGCCGGCTACGCTGCTCGATCTGGGCAGCGGGCCAGGTACCGCCCTCTGGGCCGCCTGCGCGCAGTGGCCCGAGGTGCAGCTGCTTACCGCCTACGAGCGCGAGCCGGCGCTGATTGCGCTCGGGCGGAGCCTGGCCGCCGCCAGCACGCACGCGGCCATACGCGCAACCAGCTGGGAACGCGGCGACCTGGCTCGCTTCGCGACGCCCAGGCGCTACGATCTAGTGGTGCTGGGGCATGTGCTGAACGAACTGGCGCCGGCCCAGCGGCAGCTGGTGATCGAGCGCGCCTGGGCCGCCACTGCCGGCGTGCTACTGATTGCCGAGCCTGGCACGCCCGAGGCTTTCGAGGTGGTGCGCACAGCCCGCGATGCCCTGCTGGCCACCGGCGCACACACGATCGGCCCATGTACCCACAACCAGCCCTGCCCACTGCAGGGCGACTGGTGCCACTTTCCGCAGCGGCTGCAGCGGCCCGAGTTTCAGCGGCGCGCCCGCGCGGCGCCCTCGCCCTGGGAAGACGCCAAGTTCGCCTACGCCGCGCTGGCACGCTTCGCGCCGGCCAGGCCGATCTGGGGCCGCGTGATCCGCGAGCCGACCAGCAACAAAGCCTACGCCGAGGTGTTGATCTCGTCGCACGGGGGCGTGGCGCGCTATCGCGTGCTCAAGCGCCATCGCGAGGCATACCGGCTGGTGAAAGGCCTGGCCTGGGGGCAGGTGCTCGACACCCTGCTGGCTGTGCCGAGCGAGCCGGAGGCCGAGGAGTAG
- a CDS encoding NAD(P)/FAD-dependent oxidoreductase: protein MQTIHQESQTGEATTAGPIVGQASAPRARARPRVVVVGAGFGGLSVTRTLARAGVDVLVLDRNNYHGFWPLLYQVATAGLEPESIAYPARAILRHYPNTSFLMTEVNGIDFARRQVLTSGVPIDYDYLVLAAGSANNYFGDERLAERTFGMKDIAEAEQLRNQVLMSFERAMQEPDPATRAALLTFVIVGGGPTGVELAGAFAELIRHVLRKDYPMLNVAQARVLLVEASEHILASFPVHLQRRALARLRKMGVEVRFSTAVASVDHDQVAFKDGSSLAASTVVWAAGVRSARLADRLNVQLGRSARVKIEPTLNVPGHANVFVIGDMAYLEGYKNGQAYPMIAPVAVQQGAQAARNIVAQLADRPMRPFKYFDKGQMATIGRRAAVFDAFGIRISGFLAWVGWLFIHLIELIGFRNRVVVLANWIYNYFTYDRGVRLITGETKRR from the coding sequence ATGCAAACAATACATCAGGAGTCACAGACTGGCGAGGCCACAACCGCCGGGCCGATCGTGGGGCAAGCATCGGCCCCGCGCGCGCGTGCGCGGCCGCGCGTGGTGGTAGTAGGCGCCGGGTTTGGCGGGCTCAGCGTCACGCGCACGCTGGCCAGGGCTGGCGTCGACGTGCTGGTGCTCGACCGCAACAACTACCACGGCTTCTGGCCGCTGCTGTACCAGGTAGCCACGGCCGGCCTCGAACCCGAGTCGATCGCCTACCCGGCCCGCGCGATCCTGCGCCACTATCCGAACACCAGCTTTCTTATGACCGAGGTCAACGGGATCGACTTCGCGCGGCGGCAGGTGCTGACCAGCGGCGTGCCGATCGATTACGATTACCTGGTGCTGGCAGCGGGCAGTGCGAACAACTACTTTGGCGACGAGCGGCTGGCCGAGCGCACCTTCGGCATGAAAGACATCGCCGAGGCCGAGCAGCTGCGCAACCAGGTGCTGATGAGCTTCGAGCGCGCGATGCAAGAGCCCGACCCGGCCACGCGCGCGGCGCTGCTCACCTTTGTGATCGTCGGCGGCGGCCCCACCGGCGTCGAGCTGGCCGGCGCGTTTGCCGAGCTGATCCGGCACGTGCTGCGCAAGGACTACCCGATGCTGAACGTGGCGCAGGCGCGCGTGCTGCTCGTCGAGGCCAGCGAGCACATCCTGGCCAGCTTCCCGGTGCATCTGCAGCGCCGCGCGCTGGCGCGCCTGCGCAAGATGGGCGTCGAGGTGCGCTTCAGCACTGCGGTCGCCAGCGTCGATCACGACCAGGTTGCGTTCAAAGATGGCAGCAGCCTGGCGGCCAGCACGGTGGTGTGGGCCGCAGGCGTGCGCAGCGCGCGGCTGGCCGACCGGCTAAACGTGCAGCTCGGGCGCAGCGCGCGGGTGAAGATCGAGCCGACCTTGAACGTGCCTGGCCACGCCAACGTGTTCGTGATCGGCGACATGGCCTACCTCGAAGGCTACAAGAACGGCCAGGCATACCCAATGATCGCGCCGGTGGCGGTCCAGCAGGGCGCCCAGGCGGCCCGCAATATCGTGGCGCAGCTAGCCGACCGGCCAATGCGCCCGTTCAAATACTTCGACAAAGGCCAGATGGCCACGATCGGGCGGCGCGCGGCCGTATTCGACGCGTTTGGCATTCGCATCAGCGGCTTCCTGGCCTGGGTCGGCTGGCTGTTCATCCACCTGATCGAGCTGATCGGCTTCCGTAACCGCGTGGTCGTGCTGGCGAACTGGATCTACAACTACTTTACCTACGACCGCGGCGTGCGCCTGATCACCGGCGAGACCAAGCGGCGCTAG
- a CDS encoding phage tail protein, whose translation MAEPFLSEIRLFSFGFPPKGWALCDGQLLPIAQNQGLFSLLGTTYGGDGRVNFGLPNLRGRVPIHMGGGHTLGERGGAQVHTLAISELPMHTHSANATSIAATASNPATTRMPARASGANLYAAASNLTALDAQAIPSVGGSQAHLNMQPFLVLNFCIALQGIFPSQT comes from the coding sequence ATGGCCGAACCATTTCTAAGCGAAATCCGGCTGTTCTCGTTCGGGTTTCCACCGAAGGGCTGGGCGTTGTGCGATGGCCAGCTGCTGCCGATTGCGCAGAACCAGGGGCTGTTTTCGCTGCTAGGCACCACCTATGGCGGCGATGGCCGCGTGAATTTTGGCTTGCCCAACCTCCGGGGTCGGGTTCCGATCCACATGGGCGGCGGGCACACGCTGGGCGAGCGCGGCGGCGCGCAGGTACACACGCTCGCGATTTCCGAGCTGCCGATGCATACGCATAGCGCGAATGCCACCAGCATAGCCGCCACAGCCAGCAACCCCGCGACTACCCGTATGCCTGCCAGGGCATCAGGGGCCAACCTCTACGCAGCGGCATCGAACCTTACAGCGCTGGATGCGCAGGCAATCCCAAGTGTTGGTGGCTCGCAGGCGCACCTGAACATGCAGCCATTCCTGGTGCTGAACTTCTGTATCGCTCTGCAAGGGATTTTCCCAAGCCAGACCTGA
- a CDS encoding DUF2085 domain-containing protein, translating into MPHHTPASPATPKLERAVQWATRHWLLLLNGSVGLYAGLPWLSPLAKASGHPLVGELLFRLYTPLCHQLPARSFVCMGHQVAFCHRCAAMYTSIVVAGLLFAVLRRSMRPASLKLAGLLLLPMLIDGGTHLIDDVAGLGLRGGGDAIGTPNFWLRMITGVLVGLAAFIAIYPRMERDLARTEAVLIRKQ; encoded by the coding sequence ATGCCTCACCACACACCGGCATCCCCAGCCACGCCGAAACTCGAGCGCGCAGTGCAGTGGGCCACGCGCCACTGGCTGCTGCTGCTAAACGGTAGCGTCGGATTATACGCCGGGCTGCCCTGGCTCTCGCCGCTGGCCAAGGCCAGCGGGCACCCGCTGGTGGGCGAGCTGCTGTTCAGGCTGTACACGCCGCTGTGCCACCAGCTGCCTGCGCGCTCGTTCGTGTGTATGGGGCACCAGGTGGCGTTTTGCCACCGCTGCGCAGCCATGTACACATCGATCGTTGTGGCCGGGCTGCTATTTGCCGTGCTGCGCCGCTCTATGCGCCCGGCGTCGCTCAAGCTCGCCGGCCTGCTGCTGCTGCCCATGCTGATCGACGGCGGCACACACCTGATCGACGATGTTGCCGGCCTGGGCCTGCGCGGCGGCGGCGACGCGATCGGCACGCCCAACTTCTGGCTGCGCATGATCACCGGCGTGCTGGTCGGCCTGGCTGCGTTCATCGCGATCTACCCGCGCATGGAGCGCGACCTCGCGCGCACCGAAGCGGTGCTGATCCGCAAGCAGTAG
- a CDS encoding DUF542 domain-containing protein codes for MNHPTGLAAQQIGPNDSLNAIVDRVPQALPVLQRLGLDTCCGGALPLQVAVQHHGLDLAQVLAALRAAGAGEP; via the coding sequence ATGAATCACCCAACCGGCCTGGCCGCGCAGCAGATCGGCCCCAACGACAGCTTGAACGCGATCGTTGATCGCGTGCCCCAGGCGCTACCGGTACTCCAGCGGCTTGGGCTCGACACATGTTGTGGCGGCGCACTGCCGCTGCAGGTCGCCGTACAGCACCACGGGCTCGATCTTGCGCAGGTGTTGGCGGCATTGCGTGCTGCCGGGGCGGGCGAGCCATGA
- a CDS encoding protein kinase: protein MTHLVGQQLGRYLAQEEIGRGGMARVYRALDTQLKRTVALKVLAPQLALDPEFAQRFEREAVTAANLRHPNIVTIYDVGEHAGLRYIAMEFVRGRTLHAIIEERGALGLGYAIAIVGPVAAALDYAHSQGAVHRDVKPQNVMVDTEGRVLLTDFGIAQAPEGGSDGRRLTRTGIFMGTPEYISPEQASAQRVDGRSDLYSLGIATYEVITGAVPFSGATPQLIVAHAQKVPPPPSSIDPRQPPELDLVIGRILAKRPENRFATGGAFVEALRVVARKYGTPVAGTPGLADLAEPRGGMPGAASSPSLPVKPLVPAVPPSRPTDPTQIGPTPYAAPPPAPAPATPAASPRLRPSAVPLPYDDDQDDDPIYAARPSTPRALAGYGGRMGRPTSLWLIAGVLGGLLLVLLFVLWRTLSASPAVPPRPTGVVVPTLAPTAAPIPTSSPTSEPLPTPEPPTLEPSTEPSSPPPTRAPTEPPPAPTPEPPPVPTPEPPPAPTPEPPTPEPPTPEPPTPEPPTPEPPTPEPPTAAPSATIAESPSPLTSATATLSAVPSATATHTPAPSATTGATPEPATGTPTATEAPSPTQTPAPTP, encoded by the coding sequence TTGACACACCTGGTTGGCCAGCAGCTGGGCCGGTATCTGGCTCAGGAGGAAATTGGGCGCGGTGGCATGGCGCGGGTTTACCGTGCGCTCGATACACAGCTGAAGCGTACGGTGGCGCTAAAGGTGCTGGCGCCGCAGCTGGCGCTCGATCCCGAGTTTGCGCAGCGTTTCGAGCGCGAGGCCGTGACGGCGGCTAACCTGCGGCACCCGAATATTGTTACCATCTACGATGTCGGCGAGCATGCTGGGCTACGCTATATTGCGATGGAGTTCGTGCGCGGGCGCACGCTGCACGCCATTATCGAAGAGCGTGGTGCGCTCGGGCTGGGCTACGCGATTGCAATCGTCGGCCCGGTGGCGGCCGCGCTAGATTACGCCCACAGCCAGGGTGCGGTACACCGTGATGTCAAGCCCCAGAATGTGATGGTCGATACGGAGGGGCGCGTGCTGCTGACCGACTTCGGGATTGCGCAGGCACCCGAGGGCGGCAGCGATGGCCGCCGGCTGACGCGCACCGGCATTTTCATGGGCACACCCGAGTATATCTCGCCCGAGCAGGCCTCGGCCCAGCGCGTCGATGGCCGCAGCGATCTGTACTCACTGGGCATCGCCACATACGAGGTGATCACCGGCGCGGTGCCGTTCTCGGGCGCCACGCCCCAGCTGATCGTCGCGCACGCGCAGAAGGTGCCGCCGCCACCTTCGTCGATCGACCCGCGCCAGCCGCCCGAGCTCGACCTGGTGATCGGGCGGATTCTGGCCAAGCGCCCCGAGAACCGCTTCGCTACCGGCGGGGCATTCGTCGAGGCTTTGCGCGTCGTGGCACGCAAGTATGGCACGCCGGTCGCCGGCACGCCCGGCCTGGCCGATCTGGCAGAGCCGCGCGGTGGCATGCCGGGCGCTGCATCGTCGCCATCACTGCCGGTAAAGCCGTTGGTGCCGGCCGTGCCGCCCAGCCGCCCGACCGACCCGACACAAATTGGGCCGACGCCCTATGCAGCTCCGCCGCCAGCTCCAGCGCCGGCCACACCGGCAGCGTCCCCACGCCTGCGCCCATCTGCCGTGCCGCTGCCATACGACGATGACCAGGATGATGATCCAATCTATGCCGCGCGACCATCCACGCCGCGCGCGCTGGCGGGGTATGGCGGCCGCATGGGCCGGCCGACCAGCCTGTGGCTGATTGCCGGCGTGTTGGGTGGCCTGCTGCTGGTGCTGCTGTTCGTACTCTGGCGCACCCTGAGCGCTAGCCCGGCTGTGCCGCCCCGGCCGACCGGCGTGGTCGTGCCAACGCTTGCGCCGACCGCCGCGCCCATCCCAACATCATCGCCAACATCTGAGCCATTGCCAACGCCCGAGCCGCCCACGCTTGAGCCGAGCACAGAACCCAGCTCGCCACCGCCGACACGGGCACCAACTGAGCCACCGCCGGCTCCGACGCCCGAGCCACCGCCGGTTCCGACGCCCGAGCCACCGCCGGCTCCAACGCCCGAGCCGCCCACGCCCGAGCCGCCTACGCCCGAGCCGCCTACGCCCGAGCCGCCTACGCCCGAGCCGCCCACGCCCGAGCCGCCCACGGCGGCGCCTAGCGCTACGATAGCCGAATCGCCGTCGCCGCTCACCAGCGCGACGGCGACACTTTCTGCGGTGCCCAGCGCAACTGCGACGCACACCCCGGCGCCTAGCGCAACGACCGGGGCTACGCCCGAGCCTGCGACAGGTACGCCAACTGCAACCGAGGCGCCTAGCCCGACTCAGACGCCGGCACCAACGCCATAG
- a CDS encoding C39 family peptidase, which yields MREFLSWRAFAAEHGWRAAPLPAEHGAPGLQLTGPPAAAAAPFSEAVPSWVADTPAGSWIELQLRAGMDERWTAFYRIARWDGLAEHSRRSSFGPQRDAIGRVATDTLVLAEPARQIQARVLLYGAPVLQRLALALSGPGDAPMAMPAPAPAELPVPPRAQLDYPNGPNICSPTALAMVLAYWHARTGDARLAPFAERRAVAELTTPQVYDPLYEGHGNWGFNTAYAGSLGLDAYVARFGGIAELVPWLAAGVPVVISVAWQPGELANAPIASSRGHLLIVAGFDRHGQVIVADPRGEREAEVRRIYAAGQLERAWQHNSAGTAYLIHPRGWSVPAL from the coding sequence ATGCGCGAATTCTTGAGCTGGCGCGCGTTTGCGGCCGAGCATGGCTGGCGCGCCGCGCCGCTGCCGGCCGAGCATGGCGCGCCGGGGCTGCAGCTTACCGGCCCACCTGCGGCTGCGGCTGCACCCTTCAGCGAAGCCGTGCCGTCGTGGGTGGCCGACACGCCGGCCGGCAGCTGGATCGAGCTGCAGCTACGCGCCGGCATGGATGAACGCTGGACAGCGTTCTACCGCATCGCGCGTTGGGATGGCCTGGCAGAACATAGCCGCCGCTCCAGCTTTGGCCCGCAGCGCGACGCGATCGGGCGAGTGGCGACCGACACGCTGGTGCTGGCCGAGCCGGCCAGGCAGATCCAGGCGCGTGTGCTGCTGTATGGCGCGCCGGTGCTGCAGCGGCTGGCGCTGGCGTTGAGCGGGCCGGGCGACGCGCCCATGGCCATGCCCGCACCTGCCCCTGCCGAGCTGCCGGTGCCGCCGCGTGCCCAGCTCGACTACCCCAACGGCCCGAATATCTGCAGCCCGACTGCGCTGGCGATGGTGCTGGCCTACTGGCACGCTCGCACCGGCGACGCGCGGCTGGCGCCGTTTGCCGAGCGCCGCGCAGTGGCCGAGCTGACGACACCGCAGGTGTACGATCCGCTGTACGAAGGGCACGGCAACTGGGGCTTCAACACGGCCTACGCCGGCAGCCTGGGCCTCGACGCCTATGTGGCGCGCTTTGGCGGCATAGCCGAATTGGTGCCGTGGCTTGCGGCCGGTGTGCCGGTGGTGATCAGCGTGGCCTGGCAGCCGGGCGAGCTGGCGAACGCGCCGATCGCATCCAGCCGCGGCCACCTGCTGATCGTAGCCGGATTTGATCGGCATGGCCAGGTGATTGTGGCCGACCCGCGGGGCGAGCGCGAGGCCGAGGTGCGGCGGATCTACGCCGCCGGCCAGCTTGAGCGCGCCTGGCAGCACAACTCGGCCGGCACCGCCTACCTGATCCACCCGCGCGGCTGGAGCGTGCCGGCACTATGA